One window from the genome of Halomicrobium zhouii encodes:
- the acs gene encoding acetate--CoA ligase produces MDDDPVVETGFTSRTAVEPPEPFVEQANVDESDVAAFDASWPECWRRAADLLEWETPTDEVIDRTGDRVSWFPDGRLNAAYNCVDRHLAERKNQAAIKWVGKRGETRTYTYLDLYHEVNEFAAALRSLGIEADDVVTLYMPAIPELPVAMLACARIGAPHNVVFAGFSAQALAERMDRAGSELLVTCDGYYRRGNAVHQKNKADNARIMASQEVSDIVVVDRLGDEEVHLGDGYHDYDELVADHHGAEVEPVTREADDELFVIYTSGTTGQPSGIRHTTGGYLAHAAWTSHAVLDLKPDDTYWCSADIGWITGHTYLVYGPLALGTTTMLYEGVPDHPEKDRVWELIERNAVDVFYTAPTAIRAFIKWGADHPDAHDLSSLRLLGTVGEPINADAWWWYYEHVGNGECPIVDTWWQTETGSILVSTVPGVDEMKPGSAGPPLPGIDATVVDETGESVAPETGGYLTVTKPWPGMPLDLPADGEPDDEDWRYVTEDAARIDDDGYVTVLGRIDDTVTVQGHRLGTMELESAIADVEGVAEAAIVDVQTPGGGSTVHAFVSTDEGHKGVDGLRERITANVERTIGSFATPGVVVFTPELPKTRSGKLLRRLLKDIASGQELGDTSALRNPEIVGEIESALDGE; encoded by the coding sequence ATGGACGACGACCCGGTCGTGGAGACGGGATTCACCAGCCGGACCGCGGTGGAACCGCCCGAGCCCTTCGTCGAGCAGGCCAACGTCGACGAGTCGGACGTCGCCGCGTTCGACGCGTCCTGGCCCGAGTGCTGGCGTCGCGCCGCCGACCTGCTCGAGTGGGAGACGCCCACCGACGAGGTCATCGACCGGACGGGCGATCGGGTCAGCTGGTTCCCCGACGGGCGGCTCAACGCCGCGTACAACTGCGTCGACAGACACCTCGCGGAGCGCAAGAACCAGGCGGCGATCAAGTGGGTCGGCAAGCGCGGCGAGACGCGGACGTACACCTACCTCGACCTCTACCACGAGGTCAACGAGTTCGCCGCGGCGCTCCGGTCGCTCGGGATCGAAGCGGACGACGTCGTCACGCTGTACATGCCCGCCATCCCCGAGCTTCCGGTCGCGATGCTAGCCTGTGCACGCATCGGCGCGCCGCACAACGTCGTGTTCGCAGGCTTCTCCGCCCAGGCGCTGGCCGAGCGGATGGACCGGGCCGGCTCCGAACTGCTGGTCACCTGCGACGGCTACTACCGGCGGGGCAACGCCGTCCACCAGAAGAACAAGGCCGACAACGCCCGCATCATGGCGTCCCAGGAGGTCAGCGACATCGTCGTCGTCGACCGCCTCGGCGACGAGGAGGTCCACCTCGGCGACGGCTACCACGATTACGACGAACTCGTCGCCGACCACCACGGCGCGGAGGTCGAACCCGTCACGCGCGAGGCCGACGACGAACTGTTCGTCATCTACACCTCCGGGACGACGGGCCAGCCATCCGGGATCAGACACACCACGGGCGGTTACCTGGCACACGCGGCCTGGACCAGCCACGCCGTCCTCGACCTGAAGCCCGACGACACCTACTGGTGTTCGGCCGACATCGGCTGGATCACGGGCCACACCTACCTCGTCTACGGACCGCTCGCGCTCGGGACGACCACCATGCTGTACGAGGGCGTTCCCGACCACCCCGAGAAGGACCGCGTCTGGGAACTGATCGAGCGCAACGCCGTCGACGTCTTCTACACCGCACCGACGGCCATCCGGGCGTTCATCAAGTGGGGGGCCGACCACCCCGACGCCCACGACCTGTCCTCGCTGCGCCTGCTCGGCACCGTCGGCGAACCGATCAACGCCGACGCCTGGTGGTGGTACTACGAGCACGTCGGGAACGGGGAGTGTCCCATCGTCGACACCTGGTGGCAGACCGAGACGGGGTCGATCCTGGTCTCGACGGTACCCGGCGTCGACGAGATGAAACCCGGCAGCGCCGGCCCGCCGCTTCCGGGCATCGACGCCACGGTCGTCGACGAGACCGGCGAGTCCGTCGCGCCGGAGACCGGCGGCTACCTCACCGTCACGAAGCCCTGGCCGGGGATGCCGCTCGACCTCCCGGCCGACGGCGAACCCGACGACGAGGACTGGCGGTACGTCACCGAAGACGCGGCGCGCATCGACGACGACGGCTACGTGACGGTCCTGGGCCGCATCGACGACACGGTCACCGTCCAGGGCCACCGCCTCGGGACGATGGAACTCGAGAGCGCCATCGCCGACGTCGAGGGGGTTGCCGAGGCGGCCATCGTCGACGTCCAGACCCCGGGCGGGGGGAGCACCGTCCACGCCTTCGTCAGCACCGACGAGGGCCACAAGGGCGTCGATGGGCTGCGCGAGCGGATCACCGCGAACGTCGAGCGGACCATCGGCTCCTTCGCCACGCCGGGCGTCGTCGTGTTCACGCCCGAACTCCCGAAGACCCGCTCGGGGAAGCTCCTCCGGCGGCTCCTGAAGGACATCGCCAGCGGGCAGGAGCTCGGTGACACCAGCGCCCTGCGGAACCCGGAGATCGTCGGCGAGATCGAATCTGCCCTCGACGGCGAGTGA